One stretch of Bacteroidota bacterium DNA includes these proteins:
- the sprA gene encoding cell surface protein SprA — protein MRKTVSIGLSVVVVLFAFALIVSSANATIAPLRPIVYEVIQDSTSVDSLSTKNDSLRPKKYEIKDSTYLEQLTFRRKDSDAAQAFPAPYNPFYLKTPTLVVNTVQLDSTGKFVIVRQTVNGKDIKLPIKMPINEYVQQRATSDFEKNFTELIDKEESVKASKKRDDIGDLLGTFTKIDIPVPANPVFSIFGPPRINLNISGAVDIRAAFRNTSTDQQTLSAFGNTRNEPDFAQEVQINVSGTIGDKLNILADWNTQRTFEYENQLKIKYTGYEDEIVQSVEAGNVSLSTSSSFVSSSSALFGIKAAFQIGPLKLTAIASQKKGQIQEKSISGGAQKIDFEKRAWEYSKDHFFVDTVYRALFEPFIKTRQANGRLQIKENEYEVWLYHIGAANETMRKGNAYFNLPDVSVNDTITYKSYRSPDTTTNTDAGLVAATWDRLEPQKDYRIERNAGYITLNRSVQEGQAIAISYRIENFEGNDDDRIYGTLTKNETGSDSILVLKLVKPLNYTLPKDSIPFSLMLKNIYPLGGRKVDKEGFSLDLKYKESGKDPVDVIGTTKIITLFGLDLVGDGSNVPDGKFDFNPGVTIDQERGEIIFPTLKPFTDGLEKALRALPTPPEDSIIQKYLYNDLYDTTSAAAQQNTLKDRFVITGQITASSSNTVNLGFNVVEGSVQVLLNGQPLVANVDYTVDYIIGQVIIKKQEALVPGASLQVKFEQNDLFQLASKTLMGLRGEVDVSEKTKFGFTMMNLDQQVLSDKVRLNEEPSNNSIYGFDGQTSGEIPYLTKMIDALPFLDTKAKSEFTLRGEAAYMNPDPNTKKSSIADDQGNGIAYIDDFEGAKRIIPLGVGYGQWHEMSAPAFQFGVDRYDTTAWSRDTTKLKSKARTFWYNPIGGIPLDAIYGIDANGKSIKQAGRGQDLIQVLNVNYNPLARGVYNYSPDLQQTLLNEPKKNWGGIQKLLSTSAINLISENVGFIEIWVRVNPNKGRIDSTRKIYIDLGTISEDIYWDKSSTLNTEDKGQFKNDILAQDEDTGIDGLFNNEEQSEYKTFVDANKALFPDIVNDPSGDDFEYSTTVFNRINQTEHNSTSEIGRFPDSEDLNRNSYTDRTNDYYEYELNLDTTDANPLKIGGGTNGWFQYRIPINSYKYKIGTPDQSNIQYARLWFTGHPDEFDMQFVEFNLIGNQWEEVKKNDPVFKVSVVNVEDNSLQGYVSPPGVFRERDRTKPDEQVYGNEQSLALNILDLSDGDSREAIKKFSYRPLDVFSYRQMKMFVHGAEHFSSTASKASVKMYIRFGSDSLNYYEYRAPVYPGWDARNNVNIRFEDLTSIKQVRDTAALRVVRPVPNGPEGSTYAVLGNPTLTRIAFISIGIENPIINGTERRVTGQIWVNELRLADVDDTPGWAYSMSTTVKLADFGSMAFNYSRVDPYFHNLESRFGSRVTNSSWNFSSSLAFERFLPQDWTGTQLGFSYSHSEAISTPQYLPSSDIVVTKAADQRKDFITEKNGSVELGEKEKQKILSEAQTLSTTDTYAVPAFKFNVPSENWFFRDLFNRVNYGFSYTTSSQRNPTTASRNSWQWNARISYAYSFLGDAYIQPFGFFENTFFFEELRELQIFYNPISSFSTGFSIARSRTNERLRSQIKDTEPIRGLASSRNFSFAWKLTDNGLINLSGDYAVDITSSMVHLELDPFGRQRNFQQIMNQMFLQDRLVNFGFDNAYNQTFTLNTRPKVPSMFDLNKYVTLSARYNVGYRWQNSLQQGDLGISTGWGNSISLSSDISLKSFVDSWFPAYEAPQEIEEPVPAPSRGRGERDDDEEEPAPKQQEEKPQPEVSVIDTTQSTNTKSKGGGGLIGIARTFIKTPFLDYDKINISFTQSNSASNGGVPGRPGFANFFGRAPFIQKGEREFGPTRSYQLGLVSVPGANITDVFIKPKFPFVGFSTDADKQIRARNANLTDGFTQNNKLTFRTGRDLWTGARIDLNWNLGWNYSRTQTLRTDSITGRAAIINIATGGSIERSFFTLPPTFVFSMFKSGIEQVGKLYKEAVPLKTSPNQDEKLAKAFEEGFESAPILKKIFGDLFPRVNYSFRWDGLEQFSLFKNFATRVSLDHAYQSSYAKVFKGSAGGGNITESQRINYAFSPLAGVSIAFKEVLKGTMSANLRYGSNVSYDLTPSSKNIVEAVGNDMSITGSFSRSGFEIPLFGVSLQNDIDISFTYSLAKNSRTTFDVKQNEFNTKGTPGEGSSRTQMEPRIRYVLSSRVTASLFYRYTKIEPDAGGSRIPGSSTNEGGVDVHIAIQ, from the coding sequence GTGCGTAAAACAGTATCAATAGGACTGTCCGTCGTTGTTGTACTCTTTGCGTTCGCATTGATTGTCTCATCAGCGAACGCCACGATTGCGCCATTACGTCCTATAGTCTACGAAGTGATTCAGGATTCAACATCAGTTGATTCCTTGTCGACAAAAAATGACTCGCTTCGTCCAAAAAAATATGAAATAAAAGATTCAACGTATTTAGAACAATTAACCTTCCGCCGAAAAGATTCCGATGCGGCACAGGCATTTCCGGCACCCTATAATCCTTTCTATCTTAAGACTCCAACACTTGTTGTCAACACTGTCCAACTTGATTCGACGGGAAAGTTTGTCATCGTCCGTCAGACAGTGAATGGAAAGGATATCAAGCTGCCGATTAAAATGCCGATTAATGAATATGTCCAGCAGCGCGCAACATCAGATTTTGAAAAGAATTTTACTGAATTGATCGACAAAGAAGAGTCAGTGAAAGCATCAAAAAAGAGAGATGATATCGGGGATCTTCTCGGTACGTTTACCAAAATCGATATTCCCGTTCCTGCAAATCCTGTATTTTCTATTTTTGGACCTCCGCGCATCAATTTGAACATTTCCGGAGCAGTCGACATTCGGGCTGCATTTAGAAACACCTCAACGGACCAACAGACACTTAGCGCATTCGGCAATACACGTAATGAACCTGATTTTGCGCAAGAAGTTCAGATTAATGTCAGTGGAACCATCGGTGATAAACTGAATATTCTTGCAGACTGGAATACACAACGTACATTCGAATACGAAAATCAACTAAAGATAAAATACACCGGCTATGAAGATGAGATTGTTCAAAGTGTGGAAGCCGGTAACGTATCGCTTTCAACAAGCTCTAGTTTCGTATCGAGCAGTTCGGCATTGTTCGGTATTAAAGCGGCATTTCAGATTGGCCCTTTAAAGCTGACCGCTATCGCTTCGCAAAAAAAAGGACAGATACAGGAAAAAAGCATTTCCGGCGGTGCGCAAAAGATTGATTTTGAAAAACGAGCATGGGAATATTCAAAAGATCACTTCTTTGTCGATACTGTATATCGTGCATTATTTGAGCCGTTTATCAAAACTAGACAGGCAAATGGTCGATTACAAATCAAAGAAAACGAATATGAAGTATGGCTGTACCATATTGGAGCAGCAAATGAAACAATGCGAAAGGGAAATGCTTACTTTAATCTTCCTGATGTTTCTGTCAATGATACCATAACATATAAATCGTATCGTTCTCCCGACACCACAACAAATACAGATGCCGGTCTAGTTGCTGCAACGTGGGACAGACTTGAACCGCAGAAAGATTATCGAATTGAACGGAATGCAGGATACATTACATTAAATCGTTCTGTGCAGGAAGGACAGGCCATCGCTATCTCGTATCGTATAGAGAATTTCGAGGGAAACGACGATGATCGCATCTATGGAACGTTAACGAAGAATGAAACTGGTTCAGATTCGATTTTGGTGTTGAAATTGGTGAAACCATTAAATTATACACTTCCAAAGGACAGCATTCCATTTTCATTAATGCTGAAAAATATTTACCCGCTTGGCGGACGCAAAGTTGACAAAGAAGGATTCTCGCTAGACTTAAAATATAAAGAATCGGGAAAGGATCCTGTTGATGTTATTGGAACGACAAAGATCATCACATTATTTGGCCTGGATCTTGTTGGTGACGGTAGTAATGTTCCGGATGGTAAATTCGATTTTAATCCTGGTGTTACGATCGACCAAGAGCGCGGAGAAATTATCTTTCCAACATTAAAACCTTTTACTGATGGATTGGAAAAAGCGTTGCGGGCATTACCAACTCCTCCAGAAGATTCAATAATCCAAAAATATCTGTATAACGATCTCTATGACACGACAAGTGCGGCGGCACAGCAAAATACGTTGAAAGATAGATTTGTCATCACAGGTCAAATCACTGCTTCCAGTTCCAATACTGTCAATCTCGGATTTAACGTGGTGGAAGGAAGTGTTCAGGTGTTATTGAACGGTCAGCCGTTGGTCGCCAATGTTGACTATACAGTCGATTACATTATTGGGCAGGTAATTATTAAGAAACAAGAGGCACTTGTTCCGGGGGCGAGCCTACAGGTGAAGTTTGAACAGAACGATCTGTTCCAATTGGCATCAAAAACATTGATGGGGTTGCGCGGTGAAGTAGACGTTTCGGAAAAAACGAAATTTGGTTTCACCATGATGAATCTCGATCAACAGGTGTTGAGCGATAAAGTCCGGTTGAATGAGGAGCCATCAAACAACTCTATTTACGGATTCGATGGACAGACGTCCGGTGAAATTCCATATTTAACGAAAATGATCGACGCACTTCCGTTTCTCGATACAAAAGCAAAATCTGAATTTACATTGCGCGGCGAAGCGGCATATATGAATCCCGATCCGAACACGAAAAAAAGTTCTATCGCGGATGATCAAGGGAATGGTATTGCATATATCGATGACTTTGAAGGTGCAAAAAGAATTATTCCGCTTGGTGTAGGTTATGGTCAATGGCATGAGATGAGTGCTCCGGCATTTCAATTTGGAGTTGATCGTTATGATACGACAGCGTGGAGTCGTGATACCACTAAGTTGAAATCCAAAGCACGAACATTTTGGTATAATCCTATCGGCGGTATTCCTCTTGATGCTATTTATGGAATAGATGCTAATGGAAAGTCTATTAAACAGGCAGGCAGAGGTCAAGATCTTATTCAAGTGTTGAATGTTAATTACAATCCTCTCGCTCGTGGAGTGTATAACTACTCTCCGGATTTGCAGCAGACATTGTTGAATGAACCGAAAAAGAACTGGGGGGGAATTCAAAAACTTCTTTCGACCAGCGCCATCAACCTGATCAGTGAGAATGTTGGCTTTATTGAAATTTGGGTGAGGGTGAATCCGAACAAAGGGAGGATTGATTCTACGCGGAAAATCTATATCGATCTTGGAACGATCAGCGAAGATATTTATTGGGATAAGTCATCAACGCTTAATACAGAAGATAAAGGCCAATTCAAGAACGATATTCTCGCACAGGATGAAGATACAGGTATCGATGGTTTATTCAACAACGAAGAACAATCTGAATACAAAACATTTGTCGATGCCAATAAAGCATTGTTTCCGGATATCGTCAATGATCCATCCGGTGACGATTTCGAATATAGCACGACGGTGTTTAACAGAATCAATCAGACGGAACACAACAGTACAAGTGAGATCGGCCGTTTCCCCGATTCAGAAGATCTAAATCGAAACAGTTACACGGATCGAACAAATGACTACTATGAGTATGAATTGAATCTTGATACTACCGATGCAAATCCGTTGAAGATTGGCGGAGGCACAAATGGCTGGTTTCAATATCGTATTCCCATCAATTCCTATAAATACAAAATTGGAACACCGGACCAATCAAATATTCAGTATGCCCGTCTTTGGTTTACCGGCCATCCGGATGAGTTTGATATGCAGTTTGTTGAATTCAATCTTATCGGAAATCAATGGGAAGAAGTAAAGAAAAACGATCCGGTATTTAAAGTGTCGGTGGTAAACGTGGAAGACAATTCTCTTCAAGGATATGTCTCGCCGCCGGGTGTTTTCCGTGAACGGGACAGAACAAAGCCTGATGAACAGGTGTATGGAAACGAACAATCATTGGCGTTGAATATTTTAGATTTAAGCGATGGTGACAGTCGTGAAGCAATCAAAAAATTCTCCTATCGACCGCTGGACGTTTTTAGTTACCGGCAGATGAAGATGTTTGTTCATGGAGCTGAACATTTTTCATCTACGGCAAGCAAAGCGTCAGTAAAAATGTACATCCGGTTCGGTTCGGATAGTTTGAACTATTATGAATATCGGGCCCCCGTTTATCCCGGGTGGGATGCACGAAACAATGTCAATATCCGGTTTGAAGATTTAACATCAATTAAGCAGGTAAGAGATACAGCGGCTTTACGTGTTGTCCGACCTGTTCCAAACGGACCAGAAGGATCAACCTATGCCGTTTTGGGAAATCCGACATTGACGCGCATTGCATTTATCTCAATAGGAATTGAGAATCCGATCATCAACGGAACTGAACGGCGTGTGACAGGGCAAATTTGGGTGAACGAACTTCGGCTTGCCGATGTGGATGATACTCCCGGCTGGGCATACAGCATGAGCACGACCGTAAAGCTTGCAGACTTTGGATCAATGGCATTTAATTACAGCCGGGTCGATCCATACTTCCATAATTTGGAAAGCAGATTTGGCAGTCGCGTAACGAACAGCAGCTGGAATTTTTCATCATCGCTTGCGTTCGAACGGTTTCTACCGCAGGATTGGACCGGTACACAATTGGGATTCAGTTATTCTCATAGCGAAGCAATCTCCACTCCGCAGTATCTGCCAAGTTCTGATATTGTTGTTACAAAAGCGGCAGATCAACGAAAGGATTTTATTACGGAGAAGAACGGATCAGTGGAGCTTGGTGAAAAAGAAAAACAAAAGATCCTCTCCGAAGCGCAGACGCTTTCTACAACGGATACATATGCAGTTCCCGCATTTAAATTCAATGTTCCGTCGGAAAACTGGTTCTTTCGCGATCTCTTTAATCGTGTCAATTACGGATTCAGTTACACCACATCCAGTCAGCGGAACCCAACGACAGCTTCGCGCAATTCGTGGCAATGGAACGCACGAATCAGCTATGCCTATTCATTTTTAGGTGATGCATATATTCAGCCATTTGGTTTCTTTGAGAATACATTTTTCTTTGAAGAATTACGAGAACTGCAGATCTTTTACAATCCGATCTCGAGTTTTAGTACAGGATTTAGTATCGCACGATCCAGAACCAATGAACGGCTGCGGAGTCAAATTAAAGATACCGAACCGATACGCGGACTTGCTTCTTCCCGTAATTTCTCATTTGCATGGAAGCTGACAGACAATGGGCTCATCAATCTTTCAGGAGATTATGCCGTAGATATTACCAGCTCCATGGTTCATTTGGAACTTGATCCTTTTGGTCGGCAACGAAATTTCCAACAGATTATGAATCAAATGTTCTTGCAGGATCGTCTCGTCAATTTTGGATTTGATAATGCCTACAATCAAACATTTACATTAAATACCCGACCAAAAGTTCCCTCAATGTTTGATTTAAATAAATATGTAACGTTATCGGCGCGGTATAATGTTGGATATCGATGGCAGAACAGTTTGCAGCAGGGTGATCTTGGTATTTCTACTGGATGGGGAAACAGCATCTCCTTGAGTTCTGATATTAGTTTAAAATCGTTTGTTGATTCGTGGTTTCCTGCGTATGAAGCACCTCAGGAAATTGAAGAGCCCGTTCCAGCTCCGTCCCGCGGCAGAGGAGAACGGGATGATGACGAAGAAGAGCCGGCACCAAAACAGCAGGAAGAAAAACCTCAACCTGAAGTTTCGGTTATCGATACGACGCAATCGACTAATACAAAGTCGAAAGGTGGAGGAGGATTGATCGGAATTGCGCGGACATTTATTAAGACTCCGTTTTTGGATTATGACAAGATCAATATTTCGTTTACTCAGAGCAATTCAGCCTCCAATGGCGGTGTTCCGGGCCGTCCTGGTTTTGCGAATTTCTTCGGCCGTGCTCCATTTATTCAAAAAGGGGAACGAGAGTTTGGTCCGACAAGGTCGTACCAACTTGGATTGGTTTCAGTACCCGGTGCAAACATAACCGATGTGTTTATTAAACCGAAATTTCCGTTTGTCGGCTTTTCCACTGATGCAGACAAACAAATACGTGCGCGAAATGCAAATCTTACAGATGGATTTACGCAAAACAATAAGTTAACCTTCCGTACAGGACGCGATCTGTGGACAGGTGCACGAATTGATCTCAATTGGAATCTTGGCTGGAATTATTCTCGTACGCAAACACTTCGGACAGATTCCATTACCGGCAGGGCGGCAATTATTAACATCGCGACGGGGGGATCAATCGAGCGATCGTTCTTTACATTACCGCCAACATTTGTCTTTTCAATGTTTAAAAGCGGAATTGAACAAGTAGGAAAACTTTATAAAGAGGCTGTTCCGCTCAAGACTTCTCCCAATCAGGATGAGAAACTTGCTAAAGCTTTTGAGGAAGGTTTTGAATCTGCCCCGATATTGAAAAAAATCTTCGGAGATCTTTTCCCGCGGGTGAATTATTCATTCCGATGGGATGGGTTGGAACAGTTTAGTCTCTTCAAAAATTTTGCAACACGAGTCAGTTTAGATCACGCATATCAATCAAGCTATGCAAAAGTGTTCAAAGGGAGTGCCGGCGGCGGAAATATCACCGAATCACAGCGTATTAATTATGCATTTTCACCTCTTGCCGGTGTCAGCATTGCATTCAAAGAGGTATTGAAAGGTACAATGAGTGCCAATTTGCGCTATGGTTCAAATGTGTCGTATGATCTTACACCTTCCTCTAAAAATATTGTTGAGGCTGTCGGAAACGATATGTCCATCACCGGTAGTTTTTCACGTTCTGGTTTTGAAATACCGCTCTTTGGAGTGAGTCTGCAAAACGATATTGATATTAGTTTCACATATTCGCTGGCGAAAAATTCCCGAACCACTTTTGATGTAAAACAAAACGAGTTTAACACAAAAGGAACACCGGGCGAAGGTTCATCTCGCACACAAATGGAACCTCGTATCCGGTATGTATTAAGTTCACGCGTGACAGCCTCATTGTTCTATCGCTATACGAAGATAGAACCGGATGCGGGAGGATCGCGCATTCCGGGTTCTTCGACGAACGAAGGTGGCGTTGATGTCCACATTGCAATTCAATAA